Part of the Oryzias melastigma strain HK-1 linkage group LG11, ASM292280v2, whole genome shotgun sequence genome, GGTTCGGTCCACATCCGGTACCCCGTCTGACAAAACGACGGACCCTTGAATTAATGGGTacagccaacacgtcaaaaaacaacgagttggggacacccaaaatgtcaaaaagtgacctTGAAGGGTCCTTAACCGTACATCAATATATcacaacttgggaatgagaatgtgtaggaaAACCAGCACCTTCTCGTCCTTTGACTATCAAGTACCTGCAACTTATAAACTGGACAATGAAGGGAATTGTTAAGACATTTTCCTACTTTTGTAATGGAAGTTTCTCCAAATTTGGGCTATTTTTCTCATATCTACTCATGATACACACAGTTTACATCAATTGCTCCGTTTGTTCCATGGAATGTCTATTTGCGTTCACATTGAAGTGTGATGTCATTCATAGAAAGGACTTACTTCGTCAActtagttgccatttttttcacgacacagatgccgccatgttggaaccagaaattttCAGTAGCCAGGAATTAGTCCAAATCGGtttgagtcaacgtttctatggcaaccactcttaccaatcaggtgagcttgttggaggtgggagaatctgtcaagcGTTTTGAATGTTCTACTTGAGATCGCGTCattttttgaggcatctgattgatcagtttatatCTTGAAAAACTagtgaactacagaaaaaaataaggaaaaaaattaagattatcaagaacatgttaaataaataatggttgACTGAGTAATccctgtttatttctctacagaagTCTATGATTTTTTGGCTTATTGGACAACCTTATATATAacaggaagtgtgtgtgtgtagggtgggggtcacttagtccagtcTCATATTCAGTCAATGGTCCAAACCAATGTCTGGATGGGCTGTCACACTTCTCAAACCAAGACGACCATCAGAAGGAAGTGAACTCTggctaaaaaatgtcaaaataaagtcaGTGAGCTAGCTTTGATAAATCACAGACAACAACACTTGTAGAAACCATATCTTTAATGTGCTACATCATGGAAATATAAAAGTATCATCAAAATAGTCTCTCACATATAAATTCTTGACATGTCACAACCTGTTAGCAAAAATAAACTACATCAACAAACATTCTGTacaaaaattagctaaaaaaaaaagctacaaatggAAATCTGTGGTAAAAGGAAGACTTGATGCTACTTGACAACTTCATGTAAAACCTAGAaggttgtgctttttttgtagttttttttgaGGTACTGATGTCCAGCTGCGATTTGGATGAGCGACAGACATTTGAGTTAAAGCTTTTCAGAAAGTTCAAGAAGAGCGTGAgtgcttttgctgtttttcacaGTGAACCTGAgtctttttttggtcatgtcAGGTGAGGAAAACGATCCTTTTTCCTTCCCTGTAAAGTGGAACTCAACGACGACACATTCGGGGTTTTGGTTGTTCGTTTTGGCAAAAGATGACaccagatttttctgttttttgttgcttttcttttcccGACAGAAATCCAGGCGCACAGATACAGATTCTTCCTGAGTctaattccagttttttttttccactggaaaaggtataaaaaaaatcaaaactaacagaaaactatgattcaacaaaataaatataatcccTTTGAAAAGGTAATAAGTTAAAGCACAAGAAGACAAACAATTCTCTACCTGAGTGAACAGATTTTAAATACTTCACAGCGGGTCAGTTCTGGGGCGGTGCCTTCGCCCAGTCTTTGGAACGCTTTTCCTTTGGTGCTCTTCACTGGCCCTCCGTCTTCACTCGCTTGTGAAGGTGGACGACGCTGGCCCGCTCCTGATAGAGCGGTGGCGGGCTGACGGCGGCCGTCAGGGCTCTCAGCAGCAAGCCGGCGTCCTTCTGGTCCTCCTTCCCCTCGCCCTCCAGGGTGCGCGCCAGCCAGCGCTCCACGGCGTCCCCCAGCTGAGACGGCGAGGCGGTTTCGGGCAGCGCGGCGGCCTCCTGGCTGGCGTCGAAGCGCTCCACCACCTCGCCGGTGCGTGCGTTGGTGCCGGGGCCAGCCGGGCAGCAGCTGGTCTGGTGGATGCAAAGGGAGAAGCGGTGGAAGAAGGCCTGGGTGCAGAGCTGGCAGCGGTAGGGCCGGTCGCGGCTGCTGTGGAGGCGGCGGTGCAGCTTGAGGTGGATGTACTGCGTGAACTTGGTGTTGCACAGCTTGCACTGGTAAGGCTTCTCTCCAGAGTGCAGCCGCAGGTGCGTCTTCAGGTTGCTGGTGCTGCTAAAGCGTTTGTGGcacacctgaaaaaaaaaaaaaaaaacatgtttaaaaacaggatgtctttttttcacttcaacctcaaaacaagaaacaaaatctGGTTGAGTTGTTTCATACGCCCAATGATCAAACATTGAAATCACATGACAGGAGGGTAGCAGTTTGGAGAATCAGCATCGGCACACGGCCAACATGagtcatgtttgtgtttctgccaAAAAGATTTACGAGAAGAGCGGCGGCGTACCTGGCATTCGTGCGGCTTTTCCCCCGTGTGGACGAGGTGGTGTTTCTGTAGGTGTGCGAGCTGGGTGAAGCTCTTTTTGCACAGGTCGCACTGGAACGGCCGCTCGCCGCTATGCACGCGCAGGTGGACCTTCAGGGAAAAAAGAAAGCCTGTTAGGTGAGCTTTTGGCACAGAAGGAGGAGCTCCGGAGGAGGAGGGGCTACCTTGAGGTTGGAGAGCTGTCCGAAGGTCTTGGAGCAGATGTTGCACTCATACTTGATCTTCCCGTTCTGCTTCTTTAGCGGGTAGGGTAGGGATTTGTGGCCCGGGCCGTTTCGTGGCGCCGTGCCGCTCTTGGCCACGCTGAGGTTCATGGCCTCGTCGCAACCAGAGGGCGACGGCTCGGGGGTCAGCAGATGGCTGCCGGGTTTGGCGGGAGGGGACATCTCGGGTGTGGCTGGGGAGCCCCTTGGCGGCGAGACGTTGGGCGTCTGTTCTTTCAGGCCCCCATGCGTGGACTGAGCGTAGGGAATGGACATGGGGAGCAGGGTCGGGGGGACCATAGGGGGGTACGGCAGTCTGTCGGCGCTCAGGTAGCCGCCGTACTGGAGGGCCCCTCTTGAGGGAAGCATCCCGGGGAAGGGAGGAGAACATGAGGGCAGGAGGAGGCGGGGATAGTGGTACGGGGACAGGAACTGGTAGGAGGGCTGGAGGGGTCTGGACTGGTGGTAAAGGGGGTAAGAG contains:
- the LOC112136441 gene encoding PR domain zinc finger protein 1 isoform X1, with the translated sequence MKLESTPGDMGSWREMDFALNCTYIVPDQVSDPSFSLPKAMTSIPRNLTFSYNTDNEVIGVFSKEYIPQGTRFGPLQGDIYTKDNVPKEANRKYFWRIYNGGQLQHFIDGYDVHKSNWMRYVNPARSPTEQNTVACQNGRDVYFYTIRPVEPKQELLVWYSREFSQRLCSPQDQLTHKPSSEEEEEEEECAKGDLPLVWTTEKVQRADEEKIDVEMLDRDTPPDTPDDQIMDFSKKVEMKDAETWGVPPSPQLAHRGLGQTYLPEQLQSAPGTLPLHLHGLYGHREGLVSSYPLYHQSRPLQPSYQFLSPYHYPRLLLPSCSPPFPGMLPSRGALQYGGYLSADRLPYPPMVPPTLLPMSIPYAQSTHGGLKEQTPNVSPPRGSPATPEMSPPAKPGSHLLTPEPSPSGCDEAMNLSVAKSGTAPRNGPGHKSLPYPLKKQNGKIKYECNICSKTFGQLSNLKVHLRVHSGERPFQCDLCKKSFTQLAHLQKHHLVHTGEKPHECQVCHKRFSSTSNLKTHLRLHSGEKPYQCKLCNTKFTQYIHLKLHRRLHSSRDRPYRCQLCTQAFFHRFSLCIHQTSCCPAGPGTNARTGEVVERFDASQEAAALPETASPSQLGDAVERWLARTLEGEGKEDQKDAGLLLRALTAAVSPPPLYQERASVVHLHKRVKTEGQ
- the LOC112136441 gene encoding PR domain zinc finger protein 1 isoform X2; this translates as MIQDSSPYMAQIYNGGQLQHFIDGYDVHKSNWMRYVNPARSPTEQNTVACQNGRDVYFYTIRPVEPKQELLVWYSREFSQRLCSPQDQLTHKPSSEEEEEEEECAKGDLPLVWTTEKVQRADEEKIDVEMLDRDTPPDTPDDQIMDFSKKVEMKDAETWGVPPSPQLAHRGLGQTYLPEQLQSAPGTLPLHLHGLYGHREGLVSSYPLYHQSRPLQPSYQFLSPYHYPRLLLPSCSPPFPGMLPSRGALQYGGYLSADRLPYPPMVPPTLLPMSIPYAQSTHGGLKEQTPNVSPPRGSPATPEMSPPAKPGSHLLTPEPSPSGCDEAMNLSVAKSGTAPRNGPGHKSLPYPLKKQNGKIKYECNICSKTFGQLSNLKVHLRVHSGERPFQCDLCKKSFTQLAHLQKHHLVHTGEKPHECQVCHKRFSSTSNLKTHLRLHSGEKPYQCKLCNTKFTQYIHLKLHRRLHSSRDRPYRCQLCTQAFFHRFSLCIHQTSCCPAGPGTNARTGEVVERFDASQEAAALPETASPSQLGDAVERWLARTLEGEGKEDQKDAGLLLRALTAAVSPPPLYQERASVVHLHKRVKTEGQ